A window of the Trichoderma asperellum chromosome 4, complete sequence genome harbors these coding sequences:
- a CDS encoding uncharacterized protein (TransMembrane:2 (o34-55i102-126o)), with protein MLTTAPRLRIRRPSPTTAEYTVTTLPPQTLPLRLLWLLLLFLRIFLSLVTLLVLYARWVQERSSFGAVPTTPFPPSSLPPLLSLDRMVLLLDAFQDTPSGKLLARIAASVTLPVLVPVAAAVFYALSLRVHKEESLLVLRGLGVQTSESPATYLASAATRFIPTEKIQDILVNEAFRGFEVRYYLVVVVEGEEDVVVVFPGLLPKRKIVETVWRGLRECLYEGRGEDSRVVASEK; from the coding sequence ATGCTCACCACGGCTCCTCGACTGCGCATCCGCCGTCCTTCTCCCACAACCGCCGAATACACCGTCACCACGCTACCGCCCCAGACGCTGCCTCTACGTCTCTTatggctcctcctcctcttcctgcgcatcttcctctccctcgtCACGCTACTCGTCCTCTATGCGCGATGGGTCCAAGAGCGTAGCTCCTTTGGCGCAGTGCCAACAACACCCTTTCcgccctcctctcttccGCCGCTGCTCTCCCTCGACCGCATGGTATTGCTCCTCGACGCCTTCCAAGACACCCCCAGCGGCAAACTCCTCGCCCGCATCGCCGCCTCGGTGACCCTCCCCGTGCTGGTCCCCGTCGCCGCGGCGGTCTTCTACGCGCTCAGCCTGCGGGTCCACAAGGAGGAGAgcctgctggtgctgcgcGGGCTGGGCGTGCAGACGAGCGAGAGCCCGGCGACGTATCTGGCCAGCGCGGCGACGCGCTTCATCCCGACGGAGAAGATCCAGGACATACTGGTGAACGAGGCGTTTCGGGGCTTCGAGGTGCGGTATTACCTCGtcgtggtggtggagggagaggaggatgtCGTGGTGGTGTTTCCGGGCTTGCTGCCCAAGAGGAAGATTGTCGAGACGGTGTGGAGGGGGCTGAGGGAGTGTTTGTACGAGGGGAGAGGGGAGGATAGTAGAGTGGTGGCTAGCGAGAAATGA
- a CDS encoding uncharacterized protein (BUSCO:EOG092D3BBO): protein MRPFHPGNLGRKICGGAIKSWPSRAREGFHCCFSTVNNLELVRERRAKMADQGNYNNWTKAGLIQRVKELEKELRVATSSGPISTSNNEVAQAAPEEQQQQAGDGESSQPVKKPKGKKKMDPSKYSTRFIALKLAYLGKNFGGFEFQAQGNQPSIEEELWNALTKACLIFPEDEKVVDFDCCEYSKCGRTDRGVSAFGQVIGLRVRSNRPLPKKQPEIDEAELVKEDEEDDVPVEGRDQKKSKPKAPAKPFDDIRDEIPYPHVLNRLLPKEIRILAWCPAPPPDFSARFSCRERQYRYFFTQPAFAPTPSLIETSAAKEGGKGNRDETKKLMKPGWLDIEAMRDAAKRYEGEHDFRNLCKVDPAKQITNFKRRMFESDIVEVKDAASALPYLKAAGFAPEDMDLSSGEAYPKVYYFHVRGSAFLWHQIRHMVAVLFLVGQGLEKPSLISELLNVEKNPRRPNYVMADEVPLVLWDCIFPSDLSDSVAPQRKDDALKWIYVGEDGPSGRFGQFGIMDDAWQMWRGRKMDEILAGQLLQHISQQGNNGTTAAAVGKAAPAIANSTKVFEGGNNGRLSGKYPGVMNMKLLESADEQNDKYAKRKGYANAEDMRAKKGMKSNKTEEGDAVMADE, encoded by the coding sequence ATGCGACCTTTCCACCCGGGGAATCTAGGCCGCAAGATTTGTGGAGGTGCCATAAAAAGCTGGCCTAGCAGGGCTAGAGAAGGATTTcactgctgcttctcaaCAGTCAACAACTTGGAACTGGTTCGTGAGAGGAGAGCGAAGATGGCGGACCAGGGGAATTACAACAACTGGACCAAAGCTGGCTTGATCCAGCGGgtgaaggagctggagaaggagttGAGAGTGGCTACATCATCCGGGCCAATTTCAACATCAAACAATGAGGTCGCCCAGGCGGCGCCTgaagagcaacagcaacaagcaggagatggagaatcATCCCAGCCGGTCAAAAAgcccaagggcaagaagaagatggaccCCTCAAAATATTCCACTCGGTTCATCGCCCTGAAGCTGGCATATCTGGGCAAAaactttggcggcttcgAGTTCCAGGCTCAGGGCAACCAGCCGTCCATCGAGGAGGAGTTATGGAATGCCCTCACCAAGGCGTGCCTCATCTTTCCCGAAGACGAAAAGGTCGTGGACTTTGACTGCTGCGAGTACTCCAAGTGTGGACGGACAGACCGCGGTGTTAGTGCCTTTGGACAGGTCATTGGGCTGAGAGTACGGAGTAACAGGCCGTTGCCCAAGAAGCAGCCAGAGATTGATGAAGCAGAGTTGGtgaaggaggatgaagaggatgacgtTCCCGTAGAGGGCCGAgaccaaaagaaaagcaagccAAAAGCGCCGGCAAAACCCTTTGATGACATTCGCGATGAGATCCCTTACCCCCATGTTCTCAACCGCCTGCTGCCCAAGGAAATCCGAATCCTGGCCTGGTGTCCAGCACCACCTCCCGACTTCTCTGCCCGTTTCTCATGCCGAGAGCGCCAGTACAGATATTTCTTCACGCAGCCCGCCTTTGCTCCCACGCCATCTCTCATCGAAACCTCCGCAGCAAAGGAAGGAGGCAAAGGAAACAGGGACGAGACGAAGAAGCTCATGAAGCCAGGCTGGCTGGACATCGAAGCCATGCGCGACGCAGCAAAGCGGTACGAAGGAGAGCACGATTTCCGCAACCTCTGCAAGGTCGACCCCGCCAAGCAAATCACAAACTTCAAGAGGCGCATGTTCGAATCGGACATTGTCGAAGTGAAGGATGCCGCATCCGCTTTACCGTACCTCAAAGCCGCAGGCTTCGCCCCCGAGGACATGGACCTCTCGTCCGGCGAAGCATACCCAAAAGTCTACTACTTCCACGTCCGCGGCTCGGCCTTCCTGTGGCACCAAATCCGCCACATGGTCgccgtcctcttcctcgtcggcCAGGGCCTTGAGAAGCCCTCCCTCATCAGCGAGCTGCTCAACGTCGAGAAGAACCCGCGCCGGCCAAACTACGTCATGGCCGACGAGGTGCCCCTGGTGCTTTGGGACTGCATCTTCCCGAGCGACCTGAGCGACTCCGTAGCGCCGCAGCGCAAAGATGACGCCCTGAAGTGGATATACGTCGGCGAGGATGGGCCTAGTGGCCGGTTCGGCCAGTTTGGCATCATGGACGACGCATGGCAGATGTGGCGTGGGAGAAAGATGGACGAGATCCTCGCgggccagctgctgcagcacattTCGCAGCAGGGGAACAATGGCACTACTGCCGCGGCGGTGGGCAAAGCCGCGCCCGCCATTGCCAATAGCACCAAGGTTTTTGAAGGGGGGAACAACGGGAGATTGAGCGGAAAGTATCCCGGCGTCATGAAcatgaagctgctggagtcAGCGGACGAGCAGAATGACAAGTATGCGAAGCGAAAGGGGTATGCGAACGCGGAGGACATGAGGGCGAAGAAGGGGATGAAGTCGAATAAGACAGAGGAGGGTGATGCCGTCATGGCTGACGAGTAA
- a CDS encoding uncharacterized protein (EggNog:ENOG41) → MEDAVVRLLLVGDEKCGKTTFLSRVKAGEGINPIPLLRDIDQPYTFSVNMSSRRYRFEFYDTSSPENWRLLDPDVIIICYDISQRLSLINMKRYWINEVKQSFSRRDSLPVVIMGLKRDLRSENDPNGIIYPQDAYRMAQEMRADRYVECSAVTGELIRPAFEDICKTAIATTTEKGGQSEGGCTIM, encoded by the exons ATGGAAGATGCGGTCGTTAGGCTGCTTCTCGTGGGAGATGAAAAATGCGGCAAAACGACGTTTCTCTC GAGAGTGAAGGCTGGAGAAGGGATCAATCCGATACCGCTCCTACGTGATATTGACCAACCATACACATTTTCTGTGAACATGTCATCCAGGAGGTATCGTTTTGAGTTTTACGATACTTCCAGCCCGGAAAACTGGCGGCTGCTGGATCCGGATGTCATTATCATCTGCTACGATATCAGCCAGCGTTTGAGCCTCATCAATATGAAAAGATAT TGGATCAACGAGGTCAAACAGTCGTTTTCGCGCAGAGACTCTTTGCCGGTGGTAATAATGGGGCTGAAGAGAGACTTGCGGTCTGAGAATGATCCAAATGGTATTATATATCCGCAAGACGCCTATCGAATGGCCCAGGAGATGAGGGCAGATCGGTATGTCGAATGCTCGGCAGTGACGGGCGAGTTGATAAGGCCGGCATTTGAAGATATCTGCAAGACGGCCATTGCGACGACAACGGAGAAAGGAGGACAGAGTGAGGGTGGCTGTACGATAATGTGA
- a CDS encoding uncharacterized protein (EggNog:ENOG41) translates to MKVIEAQAAVLTNYEVLQHLSQQKNLYKLRKRRGPPNLETVVRELIQYLQSHPNPLSQKPSTYTPNCISQLLERLSPYELSKGEVVMILNLRPASVAALNTVIEEMAERFSDEQQEEMVNIILEVLGQFEASEPNANGNADDAADDVNAS, encoded by the exons ATGAAGGTCATCGAAGCTCAGGCTGCTGTACTCACTAATTATGAAGTGCTCCAGCATCTGTCCCAGCAAAAGAACTTATACAAGCTGAGGAAACGACGCGGCCCCCCTAATCTGGAGACGGTCGTCAGAGAG CTCATTCAATATTTACAATCACATCCCAATCCTCTAAGCCAGAAGCCCAGCACATACACCCCCAACTGCATCTCTCAACTGCTTGAACGCCTAAGCCCGTACGAGCTCTCCAAGGGTGAAGTCGTCATGATTCTCAACCTACGGCCAGCTTCTGTGGCCGCGCTCAACACGGTCATCGAAGAGATGGCGGAGCGCTTTAGCGACGAGCAACAGGAGGAAATGGTCAACATTATCTTGGAGGTTTTGGGCCAGTTTGAGGCCTCAGAACCCAATGCAAACGGCAATGCGGACGATGCCGCGGACGATGTAAACGCTTCATGA